The following are encoded together in the Flavobacterium sp. TR2 genome:
- a CDS encoding mechanosensitive ion channel family protein — MMIQKRTFYFLPLFLFLFFSQLNYAQEKKTVKKESRGRLFNDTTATDSDYLMAIEKASEALESAYNDIDFAGDTRHLFGEMKRTESKLNLILASLKGANPNVRNQQMYRVVLQEIQQELEEQNKAINSRNLDLENIKKRAIDLRNDKTLMSLLKDTIRRKQFKKEFKNLREIYLATDSLMTKNQTTLNNKKRLTVQRKIAVSNALETVENKLEKSGISIFKKEYPSLWQINDTAAKKKVTHNIKAKIIIEENVAAYYLSYKAGGLITLCFFMGLLFWYISKNIKYLKTNGYADNLLLLNFKYLNRGAFLPVLVIALNIAVVTNLYAPALFLELIQLFLLGVLIFLFKNQWSGVSMRNWLFLVGLFFALCFLDLFITIGLLQRFAFVAINILGIRYGLVQIKTLKEELYIKGFFKWASIIFIGLNVLSILYNVFGRVSLSNMLSLTAFISLTQIVALSVLLKIILEIILLQIYTIRVKRGIEKMFDYESLSDTLKKPFIIVISYMWLIVIASNLNIWESLRASLTKLLSHPNTIGSITFTLGNIVLFFIIIWTAHLLQKYVAYFFGEIDDENEENVNKRQHSKLLITRLVVLIIGYLLAVAASGMPLDKLSILLGALGVGVGLGLQNIVNNFVSGIILIFDKPIQVGDVVEVSSQSGRIKSMGLRTTKINAPNGAEIIVPNGNLLSQNITNWTYTDNLKLVEVTFEISGETIPEEINSVINETLANLPLVNNSKPSQIYYSSISDEKYKLLIKFWCSIYRTEETVSSARQELYMSFKNKGLTFSS, encoded by the coding sequence ATGATGATTCAAAAAAGAACCTTTTATTTTCTCCCCCTATTTTTATTTCTTTTCTTCTCACAGCTTAATTATGCTCAAGAAAAAAAAACGGTCAAAAAAGAAAGCCGCGGAAGATTATTTAATGATACTACAGCTACAGACAGCGATTATTTAATGGCAATCGAGAAAGCCAGTGAAGCATTGGAGTCTGCTTATAACGATATTGATTTTGCAGGCGACACCCGTCATCTTTTTGGCGAAATGAAACGCACAGAAAGCAAGCTGAACTTAATTTTGGCCAGTTTGAAAGGTGCAAACCCAAATGTGCGAAACCAGCAGATGTATCGTGTTGTATTACAGGAAATCCAGCAGGAACTGGAAGAACAGAACAAAGCCATCAATAGCCGTAATCTAGATCTTGAAAACATCAAAAAACGTGCAATTGACCTTCGCAACGACAAGACTTTAATGTCTTTACTAAAAGATACCATCCGACGTAAGCAATTTAAAAAAGAATTTAAAAATCTTAGAGAAATCTATCTTGCTACAGATAGTTTAATGACTAAAAACCAAACTACTCTAAACAATAAAAAAAGGCTTACCGTACAGCGAAAAATTGCTGTTTCTAATGCTTTGGAAACCGTTGAAAATAAACTGGAAAAATCAGGAATCAGTATTTTCAAGAAAGAATATCCTTCGTTGTGGCAGATTAACGATACTGCGGCTAAGAAAAAAGTAACGCACAACATCAAGGCAAAAATCATAATTGAAGAAAATGTAGCGGCGTATTACCTAAGCTACAAAGCGGGCGGACTTATCACGCTATGCTTCTTTATGGGACTTTTGTTTTGGTACATTTCCAAAAACATCAAATACCTTAAAACAAATGGTTATGCTGATAACCTTTTGCTTTTAAATTTCAAATACTTAAATCGAGGCGCTTTCCTTCCTGTTTTGGTCATTGCATTAAATATTGCCGTGGTAACCAATTTGTATGCTCCCGCTCTATTTTTAGAACTAATCCAGCTTTTCCTGCTTGGGGTTTTAATTTTCCTTTTCAAAAATCAGTGGTCTGGCGTTTCTATGAGAAACTGGCTTTTTCTTGTCGGATTATTCTTTGCGCTTTGCTTTCTAGATTTGTTTATCACAATCGGGTTATTGCAGCGTTTTGCCTTTGTTGCAATTAATATTTTAGGCATTCGTTATGGTTTAGTTCAGATTAAAACGCTTAAAGAAGAACTTTATATAAAAGGCTTTTTTAAATGGGCAAGCATCATTTTTATCGGATTAAATGTTTTGTCTATTCTTTATAATGTATTCGGAAGAGTTTCTCTTTCTAATATGTTAAGTCTTACGGCTTTTATCTCACTTACTCAAATTGTTGCTTTAAGTGTTCTTTTGAAGATTATTTTGGAAATTATTTTACTTCAAATTTATACGATTAGGGTAAAAAGAGGAATCGAAAAAATGTTCGATTATGAAAGTTTATCAGATACGCTGAAAAAACCTTTTATTATTGTAATTAGTTATATGTGGCTGATCGTGATTGCTTCAAATTTGAATATTTGGGAATCGCTTCGCGCTTCTTTGACCAAATTGTTAAGCCATCCAAATACAATCGGAAGCATCACATTTACGCTGGGCAATATTGTTTTGTTCTTTATTATTATTTGGACAGCGCACTTACTGCAAAAATATGTTGCTTATTTTTTTGGTGAAATTGATGATGAAAACGAAGAAAACGTTAACAAAAGGCAACATTCAAAATTGCTTATTACACGATTAGTTGTGCTCATAATCGGTTATCTGCTTGCTGTTGCCGCTTCTGGAATGCCTTTGGATAAATTGAGCATTCTTTTAGGAGCTTTGGGTGTCGGTGTCGGACTTGGACTCCAAAACATTGTCAACAATTTTGTATCGGGTATAATTTTGATTTTTGACAAGCCAATTCAAGTTGGCGATGTCGTAGAAGTGAGTTCTCAATCTGGCCGCATCAAATCGATGGGATTGCGAACAACCAAAATAAATGCTCCAAATGGCGCTGAAATTATAGTTCCGAATGGTAACTTGTTATCTCAAAACATTACCAATTGGACATATACGGATAATTTAAAATTGGTTGAAGTTACTTTCGAAATTAGCGGAGAAACAATTCCAGAAGAAATCAATTCGGTAATAAATGAAACGCTTGCCAATCTTCCGCTGGTCAACAATTCAAAACCTTCACAAATATATTATAGCTCAATTTCTGACGAAAAATATAAACTTTTAATCAAGTTCTGGTGCAGTATCTACAGGACTGAAGAAACTGTAAGTTCTGCAAGACAAGAGCTTTATATGAGCTTTAAAAATAAAGGCTTGACATTCTCAAGTTAA
- a CDS encoding winged helix-turn-helix transcriptional regulator: protein MEEKETCPAQRLLKMLSGKWKAEIFRLAVESPLRFNNLLRQIQGSNKQSLATALKELEEEGLLEKTTIKLKPLHIEYNLTEKGKALIPVFLQLEGLSS, encoded by the coding sequence ATGGAAGAAAAAGAAACTTGTCCGGCCCAAAGACTTTTAAAGATGTTATCTGGAAAATGGAAAGCAGAAATTTTCCGTCTCGCAGTAGAATCGCCTTTGCGTTTTAACAATTTACTGCGTCAGATTCAAGGTTCAAATAAACAATCTTTGGCTACAGCCTTAAAAGAATTGGAAGAAGAAGGGCTTTTGGAAAAAACTACCATAAAACTAAAGCCTCTGCACATCGAATACAATTTGACAGAAAAAGGTAAAGCTTTAATTCCGGTATTTTTGCAATTGGAAGGGCTGTCTAGCTAA
- a CDS encoding efflux RND transporter permease subunit has translation MKAKKPSEMSIEELLKMQKTIKTTIKILILAAIMLLIIIVFLFLEKGLLSLMAIPFSMAFLIVNSNFLKEIQQEIATRNLN, from the coding sequence ATGAAAGCAAAGAAACCAAGCGAAATGAGCATTGAGGAGCTGTTAAAAATGCAGAAAACAATTAAGACAACAATTAAAATTTTGATTTTGGCCGCCATAATGCTGCTAATCATTATTGTATTTTTATTTCTCGAGAAAGGATTGTTAAGTTTAATGGCAATTCCTTTCTCCATGGCTTTTCTAATAGTCAACTCTAATTTTCTTAAAGAGATTCAGCAGGAAATTGCCACAAGAAATTTGAACTGA
- a CDS encoding phage tail protein has translation MEVFLGTILGFGFNFPPRGWAYCNGQLISISQNTALFSLLGTMYGGDGMSTFGLPDLRGRAPIHFGQGPGLSNITQGERAGTENTTLTTLNIPAHIHALAGGTAAVTVTATTITGGTITNETDGGNNSFASSGSAPNIYSEPGGSGTDKVGGFSATATLGGNTAPTGGTSPFSIRNPYLAINFCIATSGIFPSRN, from the coding sequence ATGGAAGTCTTTCTTGGAACAATTTTAGGTTTCGGATTTAATTTTCCTCCTAGAGGATGGGCTTATTGCAATGGTCAACTCATTTCAATCAGTCAGAACACAGCTTTATTTTCACTATTGGGAACAATGTACGGCGGGGATGGCATGAGCACATTCGGTCTTCCGGATCTAAGAGGAAGAGCTCCTATCCATTTTGGTCAAGGGCCTGGTTTAAGCAATATCACGCAAGGTGAAAGAGCAGGTACAGAAAATACTACTTTAACAACATTAAACATTCCTGCTCACATACATGCACTAGCAGGTGGAACTGCAGCGGTAACTGTGACTGCAACTACTATTACAGGAGGTACAATTACTAATGAAACTGACGGCGGAAACAATTCTTTTGCTTCGAGTGGTTCGGCACCTAACATCTACAGCGAACCAGGAGGGAGTGGAACTGACAAAGTTGGCGGTTTTAGTGCAACAGCTACATTAGGTGGCAATACAGCTCCAACTGGAGGCACTAGCCCTTTTAGCATACGCAATCCATATCTTGCAATAAACTTTTGTATTGCAACAAGTGGAATTTTCCCTTCTAGAAACTAA
- a CDS encoding ABC transporter substrate-binding protein has product MDNDIKIGILISKSQQYPSLDKDFIRGLKLNNLNVKFYVESIGIGADEKLIIDKIQKLNFQEDISIIIGFLGHHNMTDVYKYASNNDILLLAADLGATIPYQSAYKGIYINSLGLTESCYHLGKYFSDKKYKIATSTSFYDSGYGMLHALEYAFKEQNHFTGHYITPFNPRENEASYMNEIINAQQPNAVFAFYSGLYAEENADFMKQNKITQKYPFYVTPFFINDKILDEYKNNPHELYVVSTWMQHDTDATDFSSNYKEIYAETPSLFSILGYENGLILKHMLLNAANLKTSSLIEAIHKLNIDGPRGTIRFDEDTNRTVFDHYIYQLNLDSFNTISFKKIETLINDGDFIKAFASLSKPEHLGGWDNAYLCH; this is encoded by the coding sequence ATGGATAACGACATTAAAATAGGAATTTTAATATCAAAGTCTCAACAGTACCCTTCGCTGGATAAAGATTTTATAAGAGGTTTAAAACTCAATAACCTGAATGTAAAATTTTATGTAGAAAGCATTGGCATTGGTGCTGATGAGAAACTTATAATTGACAAAATACAGAAACTTAACTTTCAGGAAGATATATCAATTATAATTGGTTTCCTAGGGCATCATAATATGACTGATGTTTATAAATATGCTTCTAATAACGATATTTTATTGTTGGCTGCAGATTTAGGAGCAACAATTCCTTATCAATCAGCATATAAAGGCATATATATAAATTCTCTAGGGCTAACCGAATCTTGCTATCATTTGGGTAAATATTTTTCAGATAAAAAATATAAAATAGCAACTTCTACATCATTTTATGATTCGGGATACGGGATGCTTCATGCCTTAGAATATGCTTTTAAGGAACAAAATCATTTTACAGGGCATTACATCACTCCTTTTAATCCGAGAGAAAATGAAGCTTCTTATATGAATGAAATTATAAATGCGCAGCAGCCTAATGCTGTTTTTGCTTTTTATAGTGGTCTGTATGCAGAAGAAAATGCCGATTTTATGAAACAAAATAAAATCACTCAAAAATATCCTTTTTATGTAACGCCTTTTTTTATCAATGATAAAATTTTGGACGAATATAAAAATAATCCCCATGAACTTTATGTAGTGAGCACGTGGATGCAGCATGATACCGATGCAACAGATTTCAGTTCAAATTACAAAGAAATTTATGCTGAAACCCCTTCTCTATTTTCAATTTTAGGTTATGAAAACGGGCTGATATTAAAGCATATGCTTTTAAATGCTGCTAATTTAAAAACGAGCTCTTTAATTGAAGCAATTCATAAATTGAATATTGACGGCCCGAGAGGCACTATCCGATTTGATGAGGATACCAACAGAACAGTGTTCGATCATTATATATACCAATTAAACTTGGATTCTTTTAATACTATAAGCTTTAAAAAAATTGAAACATTGATAAACGATGGGGATTTTATTAAGGCTTTTGCCTCATTATCAAAACCTGAGCATCTAGGAGGCTGGGACAATGCTTATCTATGTCATTAA